One Triticum dicoccoides isolate Atlit2015 ecotype Zavitan chromosome 5B, WEW_v2.0, whole genome shotgun sequence genomic window carries:
- the LOC119306649 gene encoding uncharacterized protein LOC119306649, with protein sequence MSVQVASPATAGEKTMATTAWPYLEYMAQWERQVERRQLFLRSYHFSRDAEVSPRARTRRVVWAGARRLRRAAAKGLRRLRARIRLCFGWAAPALRRRSSPRRGGVHGFRYGRIPRGKAPPAAANAASVCFW encoded by the coding sequence ATGTCCGTGCAAGTGgcttctccggcgacggcgggggaGAAGACCATGGCCACGACGGCGTGGCCGTACCTGGAGTACATGGCGCAATGGGAGCGCCAGGTGGAGCGGCGGCAGCTGTTCCTCCGGAGCTACCACTTCTCCCGCGACGCCGAGGTCTcgccgcgcgcgcgcacgcgccgcgTCGTCTGGGCCGGGGCGCGGCGcctgcgccgcgccgccgccaaggGGCTCCGACGCCTCCGGGCGCGCATccgcctctgcttcggctgggccgcGCCCGCGCTCCGCCGCCGCTCCTCCCCACGCCGGGGCGGCGTCCACGGGTTCCGCTACGGCCGCATCCCCCGCGGAAaggcgccgccggccgccgccaacGCCGCGTCCGTCTGCTTCTGGTAG